From the genome of Mugil cephalus isolate CIBA_MC_2020 chromosome 2, CIBA_Mcephalus_1.1, whole genome shotgun sequence, one region includes:
- the LOC125003487 gene encoding meiosis regulator and mRNA stability factor 1 isoform X1 — protein MMEGLGKERPICSSRPFPWLSHPKTEASTLLWKLKDCFSTSETTSLHQTDRENNYMDNRKAVLELKDVPPPPQHTSSSQLSQPFSRAPLPLPPPCLPAPPQLTQDSLQQQPTSQQQLEGASPKVSICTRCDYCSTDGYGVSGGRGVVGGTSSLAGIVSLYMSTKSPGAPVSSSNTSRSGPCSVASSVHQYEHNLSCGSGGEVFDPLRSLGYKPQLQPSVATSQPLSSLPYLACCSGLHHTYPAVPLPCSQPRVFPPSAPLASSLPSVSLPAPLHGTCVATSGFYTCGVDCSPSTGRSQRTMLGDHPTTTTITTTTTSAHFCSNPVHLNVERTVCVKGPHYCQEFLFKPMNGLSSESDTVWPNIPIPQTAPIPIPICNGCGTSSDSMVLMPSTSLGKTGQKYGSPETNGPENIPPVGVFWDIENCSVPSGRSAGAVVQRIRNRFFQGHREAEFICVCDISKESKAVIQELNNCQVTVAHINATAKNAADDKLRQSLRRFAETHAAPATVVLVSSDVNFASELSDLRHRHGFQVILVHGNHTSSALLQHAHLHVAFEEITADLPPRMLVKAQPSFNLLYVHNLPLNCDKSLRNAVKLRLRRLSDNCGGKVLGMSQGTAVLRFGSPEAAARARKRMENEDVFGHRISLSFSQRPRYSASPEPEIESQPHHLPLTLPHTYQTLDSMFAPPPSISSFSFLPLEKPRSPRRPRRATRPCHTPGQVPERPYSPRRGCSGSPGGATSKPHQELGSLEGKPRMGFHHLEKGRAASSSPHSNSETAPLEQLPKPVLIGESIYRRRRDGSSPRNVTESPLQQVDRSSAEFQISTPSAFSKLNLHRSFSPLVISQGSWSSRSASPCMSSRSSPLLATPRSPCPEGPPEPFSEGAEVQVANLDYRMSRKDLQQTLHDTFSRYGRVRAVELSPHTDYQLKATIQMLSLQQAISAVSGLHRYKIGGKRVQVSLITGGNSKSLTSLSTEIICILQDAPANCLPLFKFTEIYEKKYSRKLVVGDLYRLPDLVAVREQGGSRLVCLLSNSQIRQGSLGSSQSQEGSSASGSPVVFEELEYHEPVCRQHYAQQDFSEADFDPDSYKIPFVVMSLSTLASEVHSLLQSHEGTLPLLSFADCYAAKFSPLNIGNETLEGGVPLEHLITCVPSITIVTAQNGFKVIKWTHNKPPAPNSEPWIQRCKSPVGNPQLIQFSREIIDLLKSQPSCIMPISKFIPSYHHHFAKQCRVSDYGFSKLLELLEAVPHVLQILGVGTKRLLTLTHRAQVKRFTQDLLKLLKFQASKQVAIKDFMQAYHWCFSRDWRVIDYGICDLMDLLTEIPDTTITITQQATDTVISLPKRERTVEEVERTKQFGKEVVDLLRHQPHCRMPFSKFIPTYHHHFGRQCKLSYYGFTKLMELFEAIPDVLMVLECGEEKVLTLTEVERIKALAAQLVKLLRAQKNSSLPVSQLLTEYSKTFGYGLRLQDYDAISLPALLTKLCHVVKVVDGSEGREVQLINRKSLRLLTSQLLALLMSQEEQEVIKGLKVAELGQHYLTVQGSLLNPCEYGFLSLSELLKSLPYLVELYREEGDEESKASDPSSSHGEEWVRLTRLYQFARNVRALLHTYHYNQIFLTEFQGAYNKFTGCSLEPRSYGYTSTDELLSAIPQVVWIKGHGHKRIIVLKNDMKARASYSAPNSPQPSENTESPRDSPVSNVTSGTQSPCVETESELLCLASPVDLLCGPVPSCLPSPQLHPDPVGLQQTDLIHFEEGAQPPTDGDEPAPAAVDGTSDPPEEAGCSDDSAVSRPPPPAPDTKTPSSTDSPSKRAARSKIKLAANFSFAVGL, from the exons ATGATGGAAGGACTGGGAAAGGAGAGACCCATATGCAGCTCAAGACCCTTCCCATGGCTCAGTCACCCCAAAACAGAGGCCTCAACCCTGCTATGGAAACTCAAAGACTGTTTCTCCACCAGTGAGACAACCTCCCTTCATCAGACTGATCGAGAA AACAATTACATGGACAACAGAAAGGCTGTGCTGGAACTGAAAGatgtccctcctcctccgcaaCATACTTCCTCCTCTCAGCTATCCCAACCCTTCTCTCGTGCCCCTCTCCCCTTGCCTCCTCCCTGCTTGCCGGCTCCTCCTCAGCTTACGCAAGACTCCCTCCAACAACAGCCAACGTCACAGCAACAGCTAGAAGGGGCCAGCCCCAAAGTAAGCATTTGCACCCGCTGTGACTATTGTAGCACAGATGGCTATGGGGTGTCAGGTGGCAGAGGTGTTGTTGGTGGCACTAGCAGCCTTGCTGGCATTGTTTCACTTTACATGTCCACGAAGTCCCCGGGAGCGCCCGTCAGTAGCAGCAACACTAGCAGGTCCGGGCCTTGCTCTGTAGCCTCATCTGTTCATCAGTATGAGCATAACCTGAGTTGTGGCAGTGGAGGTGAAGTTTTTGATCCCTTGCGCAGTCTTGGTTACAAACCTCAGCTTCAACCTTCTGTTGCTACCTCTCAGCCTCTTTCATCACTCCCCTACCTCGCCTGCTGCTCGGGGCTTCACCACACCTACCCAGCAGTTCCTCTTCCATGCAGTCAGCCTCGTGTGTTTCCCCCTTCAGCACCCCTGgcttcctctctcccctctgttTCTCTACCTGCTCCCTTGCATGGCACTTGCGTGGCCACTTCTGGCTTTTACACCTGTGGTGTCGACTGCAGCCCATCAACTGGAAGATCCCAGAGAACTATGCTCGGTGATcacccaaccaccaccaccattacTACTACAACCACCTCAGCACATTTCTGCTCTAATCCTGTACACCTAAATGTAGAACGCACTGTTTGTGTAAAGGGGCCACACTACTGCCAGGAGTTCTTGTTTAAG CCTATGAATGGTCTGTCTTCAGAGTCAGACACGGTGTGGCCCAATATTCCTATTCCTCAGACTGCTCCTATACCTATCCCCATTTGTAATGGCTGTGGCACATCCTCTGATAGTATGGTACTCATGCCATCAACCAGCCTTGGCAAGACTGGCCAGAAGTATG GTTCTCCAGAGACTAATGGGCCTGAAAACATCCCTCCAGTAGGTGTCTTCTGGGACATTGAGAACTGCAGTGTGCCCAGTGGACGCTCTGCTGGCGCTGTGGTCCAGCGCATTAGGAACCGTTTCTTCCAGGGCCACCGTGAGGCGGAATTCATTTGCGTTTGTGATATCAGCAAGGAGAGTAAAGCTGTCATCCAAGAGCTCAACAACTGCCAG GTTACTGTTGCACATATCAATGCCACAGCCAAGAATGCTGCAGACGACAAGCTTCGCCAGAGCCTAAGGCGGTTTGCTGAGACCCACGCTGCACCTGCAACTGTTGTCCTTGTATCCT CTGATGTGAATTTTGCAAGCGAGTTGAGTGACCTGCGTCATCGCCATGGTTTCCAAGTAATCCTGGTCCATGGCAACCATACATCTTCAGCCCTTCTTCAGCACGCCCACCTCCATGTGGCCTTTGAGGAGATCACCGCTGATCTGCCACCACGCATGCTCGTCAAAGCGCAG CCCAGTTTCAACCTCCTCTATGTGCACAACCTCCCTCTCAACTGTGACAAGAGCCTACGGAATGCGGTGAAGCTCAGGCTCCGCCGCCTCTCAGACAACTGTGGCGGCAAGGTGCTGGGCATGTCTCAGGGCACTGCAGTCCTCCGCTTTGGCAGCCCCGAGGCAGCTGCCCGTGCCCGCAAGCGAATGGAAAATGAGGATGTATTTGGCCACCGAATCAGCCTCTCGTTCTCCCAACGGCCCAGATACAGTGCAAGTCCTGAGCCTGAGATTGAGTCTCAGCCCCATCACTTGCCTCTGACTCTGCCCCACACCTATCAAACCCTGGACTCAATGTTCGCCCCTCCCCCATCCAtatcctccttctcttttctacCCCTGGAGAAGCCCAGGTCACCCAGGAGGCCACGGCGAGCCACCCGCCCATGCCACACCCCTGGCCAAGTGCCTGAAAGGCCCTACAGCCCCAGGAGGGGGTGCAGTGGGTCTCCCGGTGGTGCTACATCCAAGCCCCATCAG GAGCTGGGTAGTTTGGAGGGCAAGCCCAGGATGGGTTTCCACCACCTGGAGAAAGGGCGCGCGGCTTCCTCTTCTCCCCACAGCAATAGTGAAACGGCACCACTGGAGCAGCTACCCAAGCCTGTCCTCATTGGAGAATCCATATACAGGAGGAG AAGAGATGGCTCCAGTCCTCGAAATGTGACTGAATCCCCTCTACAACAAGTGGACCGGAGCTCAGCAGAGTTCCAGATTAGCACACCATCTGCCTTCAGCAAGTTGAACCTGCACAGGAGCTTCAGTCCACTCGTCATCTCTCAAGGCTCCTGGTCGTCCAG GAGTGCCTCCCCGTGCATGTCCAGCCGCTCGTCGCCTCTGCTTGCTACCCCTCGTAGCCCTTGTCCTGAAGGTCCTCCTGAGCCTTTCTCTGAGGGAGCCGAAGTCCAGGTGGCCAACCTGGACTACAGAATGTCTCGCAAGGACCTGCAACAAACACTGCATGACACCTTCTCTCGATATGGACGG GTGAGAGCGGTGGAGCTCAGCCCCCACACTGATTATCAGCTGAAGGCCACGATTCAGATGTTGTCTCTGCAGCAGGCCATTAGTGCTGTCAGTGGTCTGCACCGTTACAAGATCGGAGGCAAACGCGTTCAGGTGTCTTTGATCACCGGTGGCAACAGCAAATCTCTTACCTCGCTCAG CACTGAGATCATCTGCATTCTCCAGGATGCTCCTGCAAATTGCCTTCCTCTATTCAAGTTCACTGAAATCTATGAGAAAAA gTATTCCCGTAAGCTTGTGGTTGGTGACCTATACAGGCTGCCAGACTTGGTTGCAGTGCGGGAACAGGGAGGTTCAAGGCTTGTGTGCCTTCTCTCCAACAGCCAAATACGTCAGGGTTCACTGGGATCTTCTCAGTCCCAGGAGGGCTCCTCAGCAAGTGGAAGCCCTGTTGTCTTTGAGGAGCTGGAGTACCACGAACCTGTCTGCAGACAACACTATGCACAACAGGACTTCAG tgaggCCGACTTTGACCCAGACTCTTACAAAATCCCGTTTGTTGTGATGTCTCTGAGCACCCTAGCGTCTGAGGTTCACAGTCTGCTGCAGTCACATGAGGGCACTCTTCCACTGCTCAG tttTGCAGATTGCTACGCAGCAAAATTCAGCCCTCTGAACATTGGCAATGAGACACTGGAGGGCGGTGTTCCTCTGGAGCACCTCATCACCTGTGTTCCCAGTATCACTATAGTCACAGCTCAGAACGGCTTCAAAGTCATCAAGTGGACCCACAACAAACCCCCTGCACCAAACTCTG agcCATGGATTCAGCGCTGCAAGAGTCCGGTTGGCAATCCACAGCTCATCCAGTTTAGCCGAGAGATTATTGACCTGTTAAAGAGTCAGCCATCTTGCATCATGCCAATCAGTAAATTCATACCCTCCTATCACCATCACTTTGCAAAGCAGTGCCGCGTGTCTGACTATGGCTTCTCCAAACTACTGGAGCTTCTGGAGGCTGTACCTCATGTCCTGCAG ATCTTGGGTGTGGGTACCAAGCGTTTACTGACTCTGACCCACCGAGCTCAAGTGAAACGCTTCACCCAAGACCTGCTTAAGCTGCTTAAATTTCAAGCCAGCAAACAGGTGGCAATCAAGGACTTCATGCAGGCATACCATTG GTGTTTCTCCAGAGACTGGAGAGTCATCGACTATGGGATATGTGACTTGATGGACCTTCTGACTGAGATCCCTGACACTACCATTACTATCACACAACAGGCCACAGACACGGTCATCTCTCTTCCTAAAAGGG AACGTACCGTTGAGGAAGTGGAGCGCACTAAACAGTTTGGGAAGGAGGTGGTGGACCTACTTCGTCACCAGCCTCACTGCCGAATGCCCTTCAGTAAGTTCATACCCACCTACCACCATCACTTCGGCCGTCAGTGTAAGCTCAGCTACTATGGATTCACCAAGCTCATGGAGCTCTTCGAGGCAATCCCTGATGTCCTGATG GTGTTGGAGTGTGGTGAGGAGAAAGTGCTGACTCTAACTGAGGTCGAGCGTATCAAGGCTCTAGCAGCACAGCTAGTCAAGCTGCTCAGGGCTCAGAAAAACTCCAGTCTTCCTGTCAGCCAGCTGCTAACAGAGTACAGCAAAACCTTTGGTTATGGTCTACGCCTGCAAGACTATGATGCAATCTCCCTGCCTGCTCTGCTCACCAAACTCTGCCATGTTGTCAAG GTGGTGGATGGCTCTGAGGGTCGGGAAGTGCAGTTGATCAACAGGAAGTCTCTGCGCTTGCTGACCTCCCAGCTACTGGCTTTGCTCATGTCCCAAGAGGAGCAAGAAGTCATCAAGGGTCTGAAGGTGGCAGAGCTGGGCCAGCACTACCTCACAGTTCAAGGATCCTTGCTGAACCCATGTGAATACGGTTTTCTCTCACTCAGCGAGTTACTGAAGAGCCTTCCATACCTTGTGGAG TTGTACCGTGAAGAAGGTGATGAAGAAAGTAAAGCTAGCGACCCCTCCAGTAGTCATGGGGAGGAGTGGGTGAGGCTGACCAGGCTTTACCAGTTCGCTCGTAACGTACGTGCGCTGCTCCACACCTACCATTACAACCAGATCTTCCTGACCGAGTTCCAGGGGGCTTACAACAAATTTACAGGCTGTAGCCTTGAACCACGGTCGTACGGATACACCAGCACAGATGAGCTGCTCAGCGCCATTCCACAG GTGGTCTGGATCAAAGGACACGGTCATAAGAGGATTATCGTTTTGAAGAATGATATGAAAG caaGAGCAAGCTATTCAGCACCAAACAGCCCTCAGCCAAGCGAGAACACGGAGAGTCCAAGAGACAGTCCAGTTAGTAATGTTACATCTGGAACACAGAGTCCAT GTGTTGAGACTGAGTCAGAGCTGTTGTGTCTGGCGTCCCCAGTGGACCTGCTGTGTGGCCCCGTGCCATCCTGCCTCCCATCTCCTCAGCTCCACCCCGACCCTGTTGGCCTCCAGCAGACAGACCTGATCCACTTTGAAGAGGGAGCTCAACCACCAACAG ACGGTGATGAACCTGCACCGGCAGCTGTGGACGGCACATCTGATCCACCCGAGGAGGCTGGCTGCTCAGATGACTCTGCAGTCTCCAGACCTCCACCCCCGGCCCCTGACACGAAGACCCCTTCGTCCACGGACAGTCCCAGCAAAAGAGCTGCACGCAGCAAAATCAAACTGGCTGCCAACTTCTCCTTTGCAGTAGGCCTCTGA
- the LOC125003487 gene encoding meiosis regulator and mRNA stability factor 1 isoform X2: MMEGLGKERPICSSRPFPWLSHPKTEASTLLWKLKDCFSTSETTSLHQTDRENNYMDNRKAVLELKDVPPPPQHTSSSQLSQPFSRAPLPLPPPCLPAPPQLTQDSLQQQPTSQQQLEGASPKVSICTRCDYCSTDGYGVSGGRGVVGGTSSLAGIVSLYMSTKSPGAPVSSSNTSRSGPCSVASSVHQYEHNLSCGSGGEVFDPLRSLGYKPQLQPSVATSQPLSSLPYLACCSGLHHTYPAVPLPCSQPRVFPPSAPLASSLPSVSLPAPLHGTCVATSGFYTCGVDCSPSTGRSQRTMLGDHPTTTTITTTTTSAHFCSNPVHLNVERTVCVKGPHYCQEFLFKPMNGLSSESDTVWPNIPIPQTAPIPIPICNGCGTSSDSMVLMPSTSLGKTGQKYGSPETNGPENIPPVGVFWDIENCSVPSGRSAGAVVQRIRNRFFQGHREAEFICVCDISKESKAVIQELNNCQVTVAHINATAKNAADDKLRQSLRRFAETHAAPATVVLVSSDVNFASELSDLRHRHGFQVILVHGNHTSSALLQHAHLHVAFEEITADLPPRMLVKAQPSFNLLYVHNLPLNCDKSLRNAVKLRLRRLSDNCGGKVLGMSQGTAVLRFGSPEAAARARKRMENEDVFGHRISLSFSQRPRYSASPEPEIESQPHHLPLTLPHTYQTLDSMFAPPPSISSFSFLPLEKPRSPRRPRRATRPCHTPGQVPERPYSPRRGCSGSPGGATSKPHQELGSLEGKPRMGFHHLEKGRAASSSPHSNSETAPLEQLPKPVLIGESIYRRRDGSSPRNVTESPLQQVDRSSAEFQISTPSAFSKLNLHRSFSPLVISQGSWSSRSASPCMSSRSSPLLATPRSPCPEGPPEPFSEGAEVQVANLDYRMSRKDLQQTLHDTFSRYGRVRAVELSPHTDYQLKATIQMLSLQQAISAVSGLHRYKIGGKRVQVSLITGGNSKSLTSLSTEIICILQDAPANCLPLFKFTEIYEKKYSRKLVVGDLYRLPDLVAVREQGGSRLVCLLSNSQIRQGSLGSSQSQEGSSASGSPVVFEELEYHEPVCRQHYAQQDFSEADFDPDSYKIPFVVMSLSTLASEVHSLLQSHEGTLPLLSFADCYAAKFSPLNIGNETLEGGVPLEHLITCVPSITIVTAQNGFKVIKWTHNKPPAPNSEPWIQRCKSPVGNPQLIQFSREIIDLLKSQPSCIMPISKFIPSYHHHFAKQCRVSDYGFSKLLELLEAVPHVLQILGVGTKRLLTLTHRAQVKRFTQDLLKLLKFQASKQVAIKDFMQAYHWCFSRDWRVIDYGICDLMDLLTEIPDTTITITQQATDTVISLPKRERTVEEVERTKQFGKEVVDLLRHQPHCRMPFSKFIPTYHHHFGRQCKLSYYGFTKLMELFEAIPDVLMVLECGEEKVLTLTEVERIKALAAQLVKLLRAQKNSSLPVSQLLTEYSKTFGYGLRLQDYDAISLPALLTKLCHVVKVVDGSEGREVQLINRKSLRLLTSQLLALLMSQEEQEVIKGLKVAELGQHYLTVQGSLLNPCEYGFLSLSELLKSLPYLVELYREEGDEESKASDPSSSHGEEWVRLTRLYQFARNVRALLHTYHYNQIFLTEFQGAYNKFTGCSLEPRSYGYTSTDELLSAIPQVVWIKGHGHKRIIVLKNDMKARASYSAPNSPQPSENTESPRDSPVSNVTSGTQSPCVETESELLCLASPVDLLCGPVPSCLPSPQLHPDPVGLQQTDLIHFEEGAQPPTDGDEPAPAAVDGTSDPPEEAGCSDDSAVSRPPPPAPDTKTPSSTDSPSKRAARSKIKLAANFSFAVGL; the protein is encoded by the exons ATGATGGAAGGACTGGGAAAGGAGAGACCCATATGCAGCTCAAGACCCTTCCCATGGCTCAGTCACCCCAAAACAGAGGCCTCAACCCTGCTATGGAAACTCAAAGACTGTTTCTCCACCAGTGAGACAACCTCCCTTCATCAGACTGATCGAGAA AACAATTACATGGACAACAGAAAGGCTGTGCTGGAACTGAAAGatgtccctcctcctccgcaaCATACTTCCTCCTCTCAGCTATCCCAACCCTTCTCTCGTGCCCCTCTCCCCTTGCCTCCTCCCTGCTTGCCGGCTCCTCCTCAGCTTACGCAAGACTCCCTCCAACAACAGCCAACGTCACAGCAACAGCTAGAAGGGGCCAGCCCCAAAGTAAGCATTTGCACCCGCTGTGACTATTGTAGCACAGATGGCTATGGGGTGTCAGGTGGCAGAGGTGTTGTTGGTGGCACTAGCAGCCTTGCTGGCATTGTTTCACTTTACATGTCCACGAAGTCCCCGGGAGCGCCCGTCAGTAGCAGCAACACTAGCAGGTCCGGGCCTTGCTCTGTAGCCTCATCTGTTCATCAGTATGAGCATAACCTGAGTTGTGGCAGTGGAGGTGAAGTTTTTGATCCCTTGCGCAGTCTTGGTTACAAACCTCAGCTTCAACCTTCTGTTGCTACCTCTCAGCCTCTTTCATCACTCCCCTACCTCGCCTGCTGCTCGGGGCTTCACCACACCTACCCAGCAGTTCCTCTTCCATGCAGTCAGCCTCGTGTGTTTCCCCCTTCAGCACCCCTGgcttcctctctcccctctgttTCTCTACCTGCTCCCTTGCATGGCACTTGCGTGGCCACTTCTGGCTTTTACACCTGTGGTGTCGACTGCAGCCCATCAACTGGAAGATCCCAGAGAACTATGCTCGGTGATcacccaaccaccaccaccattacTACTACAACCACCTCAGCACATTTCTGCTCTAATCCTGTACACCTAAATGTAGAACGCACTGTTTGTGTAAAGGGGCCACACTACTGCCAGGAGTTCTTGTTTAAG CCTATGAATGGTCTGTCTTCAGAGTCAGACACGGTGTGGCCCAATATTCCTATTCCTCAGACTGCTCCTATACCTATCCCCATTTGTAATGGCTGTGGCACATCCTCTGATAGTATGGTACTCATGCCATCAACCAGCCTTGGCAAGACTGGCCAGAAGTATG GTTCTCCAGAGACTAATGGGCCTGAAAACATCCCTCCAGTAGGTGTCTTCTGGGACATTGAGAACTGCAGTGTGCCCAGTGGACGCTCTGCTGGCGCTGTGGTCCAGCGCATTAGGAACCGTTTCTTCCAGGGCCACCGTGAGGCGGAATTCATTTGCGTTTGTGATATCAGCAAGGAGAGTAAAGCTGTCATCCAAGAGCTCAACAACTGCCAG GTTACTGTTGCACATATCAATGCCACAGCCAAGAATGCTGCAGACGACAAGCTTCGCCAGAGCCTAAGGCGGTTTGCTGAGACCCACGCTGCACCTGCAACTGTTGTCCTTGTATCCT CTGATGTGAATTTTGCAAGCGAGTTGAGTGACCTGCGTCATCGCCATGGTTTCCAAGTAATCCTGGTCCATGGCAACCATACATCTTCAGCCCTTCTTCAGCACGCCCACCTCCATGTGGCCTTTGAGGAGATCACCGCTGATCTGCCACCACGCATGCTCGTCAAAGCGCAG CCCAGTTTCAACCTCCTCTATGTGCACAACCTCCCTCTCAACTGTGACAAGAGCCTACGGAATGCGGTGAAGCTCAGGCTCCGCCGCCTCTCAGACAACTGTGGCGGCAAGGTGCTGGGCATGTCTCAGGGCACTGCAGTCCTCCGCTTTGGCAGCCCCGAGGCAGCTGCCCGTGCCCGCAAGCGAATGGAAAATGAGGATGTATTTGGCCACCGAATCAGCCTCTCGTTCTCCCAACGGCCCAGATACAGTGCAAGTCCTGAGCCTGAGATTGAGTCTCAGCCCCATCACTTGCCTCTGACTCTGCCCCACACCTATCAAACCCTGGACTCAATGTTCGCCCCTCCCCCATCCAtatcctccttctcttttctacCCCTGGAGAAGCCCAGGTCACCCAGGAGGCCACGGCGAGCCACCCGCCCATGCCACACCCCTGGCCAAGTGCCTGAAAGGCCCTACAGCCCCAGGAGGGGGTGCAGTGGGTCTCCCGGTGGTGCTACATCCAAGCCCCATCAG GAGCTGGGTAGTTTGGAGGGCAAGCCCAGGATGGGTTTCCACCACCTGGAGAAAGGGCGCGCGGCTTCCTCTTCTCCCCACAGCAATAGTGAAACGGCACCACTGGAGCAGCTACCCAAGCCTGTCCTCATTGGAGAATCCATATACAGGAGGAG AGATGGCTCCAGTCCTCGAAATGTGACTGAATCCCCTCTACAACAAGTGGACCGGAGCTCAGCAGAGTTCCAGATTAGCACACCATCTGCCTTCAGCAAGTTGAACCTGCACAGGAGCTTCAGTCCACTCGTCATCTCTCAAGGCTCCTGGTCGTCCAG GAGTGCCTCCCCGTGCATGTCCAGCCGCTCGTCGCCTCTGCTTGCTACCCCTCGTAGCCCTTGTCCTGAAGGTCCTCCTGAGCCTTTCTCTGAGGGAGCCGAAGTCCAGGTGGCCAACCTGGACTACAGAATGTCTCGCAAGGACCTGCAACAAACACTGCATGACACCTTCTCTCGATATGGACGG GTGAGAGCGGTGGAGCTCAGCCCCCACACTGATTATCAGCTGAAGGCCACGATTCAGATGTTGTCTCTGCAGCAGGCCATTAGTGCTGTCAGTGGTCTGCACCGTTACAAGATCGGAGGCAAACGCGTTCAGGTGTCTTTGATCACCGGTGGCAACAGCAAATCTCTTACCTCGCTCAG CACTGAGATCATCTGCATTCTCCAGGATGCTCCTGCAAATTGCCTTCCTCTATTCAAGTTCACTGAAATCTATGAGAAAAA gTATTCCCGTAAGCTTGTGGTTGGTGACCTATACAGGCTGCCAGACTTGGTTGCAGTGCGGGAACAGGGAGGTTCAAGGCTTGTGTGCCTTCTCTCCAACAGCCAAATACGTCAGGGTTCACTGGGATCTTCTCAGTCCCAGGAGGGCTCCTCAGCAAGTGGAAGCCCTGTTGTCTTTGAGGAGCTGGAGTACCACGAACCTGTCTGCAGACAACACTATGCACAACAGGACTTCAG tgaggCCGACTTTGACCCAGACTCTTACAAAATCCCGTTTGTTGTGATGTCTCTGAGCACCCTAGCGTCTGAGGTTCACAGTCTGCTGCAGTCACATGAGGGCACTCTTCCACTGCTCAG tttTGCAGATTGCTACGCAGCAAAATTCAGCCCTCTGAACATTGGCAATGAGACACTGGAGGGCGGTGTTCCTCTGGAGCACCTCATCACCTGTGTTCCCAGTATCACTATAGTCACAGCTCAGAACGGCTTCAAAGTCATCAAGTGGACCCACAACAAACCCCCTGCACCAAACTCTG agcCATGGATTCAGCGCTGCAAGAGTCCGGTTGGCAATCCACAGCTCATCCAGTTTAGCCGAGAGATTATTGACCTGTTAAAGAGTCAGCCATCTTGCATCATGCCAATCAGTAAATTCATACCCTCCTATCACCATCACTTTGCAAAGCAGTGCCGCGTGTCTGACTATGGCTTCTCCAAACTACTGGAGCTTCTGGAGGCTGTACCTCATGTCCTGCAG ATCTTGGGTGTGGGTACCAAGCGTTTACTGACTCTGACCCACCGAGCTCAAGTGAAACGCTTCACCCAAGACCTGCTTAAGCTGCTTAAATTTCAAGCCAGCAAACAGGTGGCAATCAAGGACTTCATGCAGGCATACCATTG GTGTTTCTCCAGAGACTGGAGAGTCATCGACTATGGGATATGTGACTTGATGGACCTTCTGACTGAGATCCCTGACACTACCATTACTATCACACAACAGGCCACAGACACGGTCATCTCTCTTCCTAAAAGGG AACGTACCGTTGAGGAAGTGGAGCGCACTAAACAGTTTGGGAAGGAGGTGGTGGACCTACTTCGTCACCAGCCTCACTGCCGAATGCCCTTCAGTAAGTTCATACCCACCTACCACCATCACTTCGGCCGTCAGTGTAAGCTCAGCTACTATGGATTCACCAAGCTCATGGAGCTCTTCGAGGCAATCCCTGATGTCCTGATG GTGTTGGAGTGTGGTGAGGAGAAAGTGCTGACTCTAACTGAGGTCGAGCGTATCAAGGCTCTAGCAGCACAGCTAGTCAAGCTGCTCAGGGCTCAGAAAAACTCCAGTCTTCCTGTCAGCCAGCTGCTAACAGAGTACAGCAAAACCTTTGGTTATGGTCTACGCCTGCAAGACTATGATGCAATCTCCCTGCCTGCTCTGCTCACCAAACTCTGCCATGTTGTCAAG GTGGTGGATGGCTCTGAGGGTCGGGAAGTGCAGTTGATCAACAGGAAGTCTCTGCGCTTGCTGACCTCCCAGCTACTGGCTTTGCTCATGTCCCAAGAGGAGCAAGAAGTCATCAAGGGTCTGAAGGTGGCAGAGCTGGGCCAGCACTACCTCACAGTTCAAGGATCCTTGCTGAACCCATGTGAATACGGTTTTCTCTCACTCAGCGAGTTACTGAAGAGCCTTCCATACCTTGTGGAG TTGTACCGTGAAGAAGGTGATGAAGAAAGTAAAGCTAGCGACCCCTCCAGTAGTCATGGGGAGGAGTGGGTGAGGCTGACCAGGCTTTACCAGTTCGCTCGTAACGTACGTGCGCTGCTCCACACCTACCATTACAACCAGATCTTCCTGACCGAGTTCCAGGGGGCTTACAACAAATTTACAGGCTGTAGCCTTGAACCACGGTCGTACGGATACACCAGCACAGATGAGCTGCTCAGCGCCATTCCACAG GTGGTCTGGATCAAAGGACACGGTCATAAGAGGATTATCGTTTTGAAGAATGATATGAAAG caaGAGCAAGCTATTCAGCACCAAACAGCCCTCAGCCAAGCGAGAACACGGAGAGTCCAAGAGACAGTCCAGTTAGTAATGTTACATCTGGAACACAGAGTCCAT GTGTTGAGACTGAGTCAGAGCTGTTGTGTCTGGCGTCCCCAGTGGACCTGCTGTGTGGCCCCGTGCCATCCTGCCTCCCATCTCCTCAGCTCCACCCCGACCCTGTTGGCCTCCAGCAGACAGACCTGATCCACTTTGAAGAGGGAGCTCAACCACCAACAG ACGGTGATGAACCTGCACCGGCAGCTGTGGACGGCACATCTGATCCACCCGAGGAGGCTGGCTGCTCAGATGACTCTGCAGTCTCCAGACCTCCACCCCCGGCCCCTGACACGAAGACCCCTTCGTCCACGGACAGTCCCAGCAAAAGAGCTGCACGCAGCAAAATCAAACTGGCTGCCAACTTCTCCTTTGCAGTAGGCCTCTGA